In Acinetobacter pittii, one genomic interval encodes:
- the supH gene encoding Cof-type HAD-IIB family hydrolase, producing the protein MSIKILAVDMDGTFLNSKKQYNKTRFLNQYEQLKRNNIHFVVASGNQLAKLITYFPEISHEITFIAENGAHVVDAGQELAFAHLSQQQFIEILKAIDSTYISKMVICGKQSAYVHRSMNAEDYAKVARYFEKLAVVDDFYALDDLVCKITFTADENESFTIFEHFQKQSFVKDKVLVPVSSGFNFIDLILPDQHKAHGLKLLLQKWQVEPDQVVAIGDNNNDIQMIKAVGYGFAVENAVEALKAVAPYATVSNEQEGALHVIDLVLQHQTPFS; encoded by the coding sequence ATGTCGATAAAAATTTTAGCGGTAGATATGGATGGGACTTTTCTTAATTCTAAGAAGCAGTACAACAAAACACGTTTTTTAAATCAGTACGAACAATTAAAACGAAATAATATTCATTTTGTGGTCGCAAGTGGAAACCAACTCGCAAAGCTTATTACCTATTTCCCAGAAATTAGTCATGAAATTACTTTTATTGCAGAAAATGGTGCGCACGTTGTAGATGCAGGACAAGAGTTAGCATTTGCTCATTTAAGCCAGCAACAGTTTATTGAAATTTTAAAAGCGATTGACTCTACATATATTTCTAAAATGGTCATTTGTGGGAAACAAAGTGCTTATGTACATCGCAGTATGAACGCAGAGGACTATGCCAAAGTCGCTCGATATTTTGAAAAGCTGGCAGTTGTAGATGACTTTTATGCACTAGATGACTTGGTATGTAAAATTACTTTTACTGCCGATGAGAATGAAAGCTTTACGATTTTTGAACATTTCCAGAAGCAAAGTTTTGTGAAAGATAAAGTCTTAGTACCTGTTTCAAGTGGTTTTAATTTTATTGATTTAATCCTTCCAGACCAACATAAAGCCCATGGTTTAAAGCTATTACTACAAAAATGGCAGGTTGAACCTGATCAAGTAGTCGCGATTGGTGATAACAATAATGATATTCAGATGATTAAAGCTGTGGGGTATGGGTTTGCAGTTGAAAATGCAGTAGAAGCTTTAAAAGCTGTAGCTCCTTATGCAACTGTAAGTAACGAGCAAGAGGGGGCATTACATGTAATTGATTTAGTGCTTCAGCACCAAACACCATTTTCTTAA